The Phosphitispora fastidiosa region CTTAAAGAATCCGTAATCAACTTCGAAACAGACAAACTAGTTGAACTGTGCAGGGACTATTTGGAAAATGGGTTAGATGCCAACAAAGCTGTATTTGAAGGTTTGATCCCCGGGATGCTGGAAGTGGGCAGACTGTATGAGGAGCAAGTGTACTTTATTCCTGAAATGCTGATGTGTGCTGAAACTCTGTATACGGGGCTCGAAATATTCCAGCCCCATATGACCTCCCGGTTACAGAATGCAAAAGGGAACATACTCATAGGCGTAATTGAAGGAGATGTCCATGACATCGGCAAAAACCTTGTCAAAATGATGTTTGAAATATCTGGCTACAATGTAACCGACCTGGGACGTGATGTCCCTACCAGTGTTTTTGTGAATACCGCGTTAAATGAAAGTTATGATCTTATCTGTATGTCTTCAATGATGTCAACTACCATGTACGAAATGAAGGGTATTATAAAGAAGCTGAAAGAAAAGAAACCTGCTTTGAAGGTTATGATTGGTGGTTCTCCGGTTTCAAAACTGCATGCTATCAGGTGGAGGGCTGATGGTTATGCGTCTGACGCGCAGAAAGCCCTCACTATTGTCCAGCAGCTCCTTAATACTGTCAGGTTTATCCAGGAAGAAAACCGGAAATGACCTGAAAACTCTGAATAACTGATGTTGGATGATCGGTTTGGCTGACCGGTTTATTTTGGTTATATGTGGTTACTGATTATATGTGGTTATTTGATTATTTGTGGTGGGGGGGATTTAAATTGTGACTAAGGTGCGTGTTAATGCCGGCGCTTGTGGTTACACCGCGATTGTAAAGGTACAAGCCCTTGACCGGAAAAAAATTCATATAAATATTATTACTGCGTGCCGTATGCTGCAGTCCCTTAATGAAGAACTGGGGCTCATTGACTGGACTAAAGGGGTCTTTGACCGATTTTGTGATTCTGTCATTTACAGGACTGCCCACGAGAAGCTTAAACATACAGACTGCCCTGTTCCCATGGCTATTATCAAAGCCATTCAGGTTGAACTTAAGGGAGCGGTCCCGAAAGACGTCACCATGAAGTTTGAACCCACTGAAACCGGTAATTAAACTCAAAATTATTAAATAGAAAAGGTACAGGCCTGCAGGAATGCAGGATACTGTACCTTTTTGCTGTCACGCTTCGGCTGCTTCGCCTTAATAGCACTTATCAAGCGCCTGTGCCACAGGGCCGTACGGCCATCCCGATGCAGGTGTATAGATTGTTTCAATCCCTGCCAGGCGCCTGGCGGTAATCTTTTCACTGATAGCGACACTAAGTCTGTCCAGCTCTGCTGCGATATTGGCTTTGGAAATCATCTGAGCTCCCAACAGGAGATTTGTTTCCACATCATAAACTAATTTAATCTTCACAGGGTGACCCCCCATGTATTTTGGAAGACTCATGCCTTCATGCCAGATGGCCTTAACCTTTTTGCCCTGAAGGGAGGCAGCAGTTTCTTCAGTATATCCGACTCCTCCTACAAATGTCTCGCCAAGGTAGATAATAAAGGCACCCACCGCTCCCAGGTATTCAGCAGCGCTGTCACCGGTAAGGTGTCTGGCAGCAACTTTACCGGTCCTGACTGCATTATCAGCCTTCATCGATAGCACTGGCTGCCCGCTGATAACATCCCAACTCTCGGAAACATCCCCTATGGCATAAATGTCCGGGTCCGAGGTCTGCATATAGCTATTTACCTTAATGCCCCCGGTAGGTCCGATTTCCAATCCGCAGTCCCGGGCCAGTTCTGAATTGGGCCGGAAACCCGCAGAAACAACGACAAAATCAACATCATACTGGCTGTTGCTTAGATATACCCGTTTCTTTGCACCGGCATCTCCAACCTTAACAATCCGTTCTCCAAATAAAAATTGGATTCCCATTGCCTGCATCTTTTCAGAAACCATAGCGGCTATTTCCGTGTCCAGAGACCTGGCAAGTGGTCTGTCAGCAATATCAGCCACAATTACCCGTTCGTAATTCTGGCGCACCAGTACTTCTGCCATTTCTAACCCTATTGCCCCTGCGCCAATAATCATAGCTGACCTATTCCGGGGAATAATCTTTTCAAGCTCCCGCGCATAGGCCATATCTGTTCCCAGAATGTAGACCCCTTTGCCGTCCAGACCGGAAACCGGTGGCAGTACCGGTGTGGATCCCGCAGCAATGATAATTTTATCATATTCATATTTGCCGTCAGTAGTTGATATGTACTTCTCTTCCCGGTTTATTTCCGTCACAGCAGTTTTGAAATGATACCTGATATCCTTTTCCTCCATGGCCTTTTTGTCAAAACCCACGATTGTTTCAAAATCAGCTATTTGTTTCCCCAGGACATATGTCAGTTCACAAGGCCGGTAACCGGCAACATCCCTTTTGGTAAACACCTCGAAAGAGTTACCAGGCTGTCTGGCGGTAATTACCCGCGTGGCCACTGCCACTGAGCCCCCGCCTCCAATAATACAAATTTTCATTACCAGCGCTCCTCTCATAGTAAGTTTGCCTGAAAACATTTTATATCTCTATAGGGTACATTCTATTGCATATTAAAGCATTTGTAAATAATTGTTTCATCATAACTAAAGTTTAATGAATTTTTAAACTAAAATTTAATTTAAAAATTTACGAGGGTTCTCCCCCCTGACACAGAAGTATTAAATACTCCATCCTATACCTCAGTCATTTCCCAGGAGGCTTTTTCAACTCATAAGGAGGCTGTTTCATGAAAAAACAGATGTATTCCCTCTGCTCCTAATATTAATTATATTTGCCGCCCTTCTAATAAGGGTGCTTTCCGGCTTCTATGTTAAACTGGCCTGGTTTAGGGACCTGGGCTACAGTCAGCTTTTTATGACCCCATTGCTGGCAAAACTCCAGATTGGCGCAGCATCATTTATTATTTACTTCCTGATAATATTTATTATGGGCATTATTGCTTTCAGGGCATTATTGCTTTCAGGGTATTTACTAGCGCCCAGCGTGAGGAAATTAAGCCAAAGAACAGGCTGCATCTTTATGTCTTTGGCAAATGAAATTGACGCTTCAGGTTATGCCCGGCTGATTGAAAAGATATCCCCCCCAGTTCCAAAGTTGAAGGAATTGAAATAAAGGAACCACGTATCTATTTCGGTGAATTGACTAATGACGCCACCTACGGATATGTACTGGGCAATACTGAGGTAAAGGAATTTGACTATCCCCAGGGTCCGAAAAATTCCCCTATGCAGTCCCGGCAGGAAACCTGAACTATATCAGGAATTCGGTTAAAGCAGTGGTAGACCCTTATGATGGAACAGTGGACTTTTGTGCCATAGATGAGAAAGACCCCGTCCTTAAAGCCCTGTCCGGAATCTTTCCAAATGTATTTAAGGACCAAAACCTAATGCCGGCCAATCTCAGGGAACACATTAGATATCCTGAAGATTATTTTAATATCCAGGCCAATATAATGCTAAATTTTCACGTAAATAACCCATCTGTCTTTTACAGTCGTGAGGATATTTGGAAAATCGCTAAAAAAGTGGATGAAGGGGGTATCAGTAGTATTGAGCCTTATTATTCAGTTATGAAGCTCCCTGACGAGGAAGAAGCTCAATTTACCCTGATGATCCCCTTCACCCCGGCCAGCAGAAGTGAACAGCACCGCAATAATCTGGTGGCGTGGCTGGCAGCCCGCAATGATGGCGAACACATCCCGAAAAACGTTGGGGGCCAGGGTCCATTGATGATTGACAGCCTGATTGATCAGGATACCAATATCTCCAGCAAGCTGACCCTCTGGAGCCAGGGCAGAACAGCAGGGAGCATCAATTCCACAGATGCAGGCAATAGTTTTTGCCATTGACAAAAAAATAGTCATGGTGGAAACAAAATCCCTGGACAGGGCAGTAGCGGAATTCTTCGCTCAGGAAGGGAGACAGGGGTTAACCCCCGGCAACGCCCCGAAAACCGGTAAACCTGATGACTCCGTCGCCCCGGAGGCTACCGGCGGGTCTGACGAACCACATCAGGTTACACTAAAAGAATCTGTCCTGCAACAGATAGAGCAGCTTAAAAAACAACTTGAAGCTCTGGAACAAGATGTGAAGTCTTTGTAACACCCTGAGTTTGACAACCCCCGGATTACTTTGAGTTGTAAAAAAATCGTAACACAAACAGGGGTAGATTATTCCTCGGACGGACGACAGACTCCGCCCTCCGGAACACATCTACCCCTTTTATTATTGTGGTTACGCTTTTTGTCTATTTGCCTGACTTACTCCCCAACAATTATCCGAGAGGGATTATTGATGAAAAAACGATTTATTGTTCCAAACATTGAATAAGAGAGTTTATTCATAGAAAAAATGTTCACTTAAAAACCTCTTTACGGTAAATCAAATCTTTTATCATATAATTCTCTACATCAATGCACCTAAATAAATCCGGATAAAATATAGCTAAATTAAAACCATCTGGTTTCATAGTACTATTGTACTCTAATCCGGCATATTCAGCTCGCCCTTTATGCTTAATACTTTTAATAAAATCGCTTATATATTGGGTAGGAACATAATCCAAAGGACTATCGCTTCTGCGTAAGGCCTTCCCCATCTCAGCATTGATTTTATTCAAATGCTCCTTATTTATAGCATGTTCTAAATAATCAAGATTTTCTGTAAATGGACTAATTTTATTAATTAGTTTTAAATCTACTACAATAATATCCTCCTGCAATTGAAATTTACCAACAGTTATAAAATCAAATGCCCCGGCGCGTACTTCATGAATAGTTGTATCAATGTCACTAGCTAAGTATAAACACCTAATGCCTGGTGCGTTTGCCCGCCCACCTGATACCTTCTCATATAGTGGGGCACCCATTTCATCAGCGCGAAGTCCCCTGGATGAGGAAGAAATTCTGCCTCGATAGAAAATAGTTCCTTTCTTATATGATTTGCGTATAAAAGAGCAAAAACGCTCCAAAATTTCTAAGTTAATATGTTTGGTATGAAATCTATTTTCTTTTTTTAAAGCATTAACAAATCCTTCCCAACTATTAGTTTTAAGAAGCGAGTGTTCATTCAAAAATTCCCGATTGTAAAGTTCAGCTATTCCAACGGGACTATCAAACAGTTCGGGAATTTCTTGATATTTATCACTGCAAATGCAAGTTATAATTTTGTAAACATTAATCGCATCTAACTTATTAAAAATACTCCAGTTAGTGAGCAATTCATCTTTTAATAATCTTATTTCTGCTTTCGGGAATTCCGCTGGGAGTGATTGAACTGGTGTATAAATACTAATAAACTCATCAAAATATCCTACTAGCTTAGCATGTTCATCAGTATCATAAATATAAACGTTAGAGCCATGGCATATTTGGCAGTCCCCTTTTTTCCCAAGACCTTCAATAATCGGTTTGAGTTCGGAATCACAAAAACAATTATTGCAGCATATCATCACTTAATCTCCCCATCTAAAAATCTGCCCATAAGTTCAATATGATGCATTAGTGATAGCTTTTTAACAGTCCCTAACCCTGGATATGTTTCATTTTCATACATGTGGGTCAACATATTTATGCCAAATGTATTAAGTTTTTCTGTTTCATTCCACTGTACTAACTTCTCAACCGCCTCAGCAAATTTTCCGGCAGGGTCCGTTATATCATCGTTTGTATCTGAAACAAAATGCTTTATTCTCAAGCTATATTTTTCATCAAAATAAACAATGTGTATGGCCACGGCATAAGGGGCAAAACCAGTTTCGTAATATTCTTCACCCATTATGGAATAATCTGAAAATCCCATATATCCGTCTTCAATATAATAGAGGTGGTCACTAGAAAAAGGTTCATCCACCACTTCTGCATAATCAGTATTTCTACTCAGTTTTTTAAACTTATTCTCGATCATAACACGGTTATGCCTAATGCGTCTTCTAAAAACACTTTCATCAGGAATCATATTATATTTGGGTATATCCAGAGAAACAATATCCTCAAAAATAGGAATAGAATCTTCATCATTGCAAACAGTAATGATATCAGAAATACTCCCGCCACATTCCAACAGTTTTGTAATAGTTTTTTGAGAATGGGGATTTAAAAAATATACACTAAGAATGCTGTCTAACTTTATTAACTCTTTAAGTTCTTCTTTAATATGTTCGTTTTTATCTTTATTAAGTTCTGATACAAAATTACCCACTTGAGGGTTGCGAACCAATGCCAAATTTTTATTAGCACCCTGAAAAACTCTGAGCGTTTTAATTAGTGTAGCAGATACCTTGACGGGCTCAACTATTGGTATAATTTTATCACTTAATAGGCAATTGTCTACTAATTCTCTTAATGCAATTAGTTCAAACTGTCTTCCCCTCAAATATGGAAAGTACATAGCTTACCCCCCAAACTTGTTTTCTAAAAACCTTTTTAACTTTATATAGTCCAATTTTTTAAAATTTGAAAAGTACACCAAAAATTTTAATTCGTAGGGAATAGTAGCATATGAGGAGACATCAATACGATTCCTGTTTTTCAATTCTTTCAAAAACAACTCATAAGCCAATGAAGTATCAATCTGACAAAACATTTTTCTGCATGCACTATAATACTTGAATTGTGAAACGTCCGGCAAGCTTCCATAACAACTTAAAAGTACATTTTCGTATTCATGCTTACGCAAAATTTTGAAGACAATATTGAGGTCCAAGTAAGAGTTGTTCTCCAAAGCCCTCTTTTTATTACTTAAACTGTTACGAGAAGTCAAGACATATATCCCCACAGATGTATCTAAAAGTAGTTTTTCAAGAGTTGGATAGTTTGACTCACAGGTAACTACAGCAACATGGTTAAAGGCTTTATAATAATCATTTAACTGTGTTTCGAGGCGTTCAAAATTATCTAACTCAGTTTTAATCTCATATACAATAGCTTTACCGTTTATGAGGATAAAATCTGCTTTGGATTTAGATACGGGAACCTCTGTCAAGGCAGTTGTGGTTCTAGGACTATGGATTCCAAGTAATAATTTATTTAAGAGAGTATTTTTGTAAAAATATTCGTTCCTGTATTTTTTGTTTAGCTCTTGATATATCTCACTTATAAGCTGTTGGTTATTTTTATCGTAGGGGTCGTTTATATATCGCTTAATTGCTATAGCATACGTCTCTACTGTATGTTCCTCAATCAATTCTTTGAAGGTGTTACGAGAAAAAACACGATTCAAAATTAGATAATTGCTTACATTCATGTTCTTTCACCTCCAAAATTAAACACTCATTCATAATATAGTATAATATAAAACTAGTTTAAAATCATCAAAATGTTGCAGTAATATAGGCTTCGTTCCTTTTATACTTAAAAGAATACTAATAATTAAAACTGGAAACTTAAATAGACCTTGCATACCTTACCAAGCTTGATAGTTATCGTAATCTATCTAGACGTCTGTCATAGCGGTACTGAGTTACTGTCTCTTTGTAGATGAGGGTATTTTCCCATGTCGTCATAAAAGTATGCGGCTCTTCGCCCTAAGGTTTGATGACTGCTTCCAGGAGGTTGAAGTTGTAGTACAAGGTACAAGTTTTGCCTTTAGAATTGGTCGTGAAGCAGCCTTCCCCACCATAGGTCAGGGTAGCGGAATTGCCGTTGCGGTCAGTAATCCGGTCTGGAATCGCATCTGGATTAAAGTGGTAAGCCGTATCATAGCTGGTATGATAAGTAAGTTCCGTCACTTTTAGCTGCATTTTCTTCGGTTACATCACTGTCGGAAATATAACGGCTGCCTGACTTGTGCGTAAGAAGTAGCCCCCCAGTCACCACCGGTGTCAAGGATAGGGCTGTCTTTGTATTTGATGAGCATTTTGTCATATCCCAGGTACCAGTAGTCCGGATTTATTCCTGTCTGGGCTTAAATTGAATTACCTTAGCCGGTTTCCGGACAGGCCGGGAAACCGGCTGGCAGGAGCCGCATCCGGAGCATCCCGGACTGGCGGCAGCAGGCACTTTACGCCAGCGCACTATCCATCCATTGTCAACCTGCAGCAGTTCTGTCTCTATATCATACTGCGGCCCACCCGGTATGCTGGACAGCCTGGATTCAGTAACCTTTACCACAAGTGCAGCCTTGTCGGCTTCCTTTTCGGTTGCATATATAGACTTCAGAGTTACCCACTGTTCCACATAAAACAACTCCCATAATCAATTCGCTCAGAGTTTTCTTTTAATCCTCGACCTTGGTAACCGGTGAATGTGGTAATGTGTTGTACAAGATTTTCCTTACGCTCCCGCCTCTCGTTTTGGCGCGCCAAAACGAGAGGCGGCAATCTTATCAGAAAAGCCCAATGAGCCATCGAGTTCGGGGACGCTGCCTTGTTGCCGGGAGTGGCAGCTTAGACTCATAGGCGGGGTGTGGAAAATCAGTACAACACCTACTCCACCCTGCGCGGCGGCCGTGGCCCAAAATACTGGTAGTAGTGGCACTCAATCCTGCCATTATAAAGCTTCCGCCTCTTATCTGCCTTCCGGCCAAAAAGCTGTTCAAAACGCGGGTATGAGGTAATGATATAATAGGACCAGGTATCCAAAGAACCGAAAACCCTGCCCATTTCCCGGTAAAGCGCTT contains the following coding sequences:
- a CDS encoding corrinoid protein, with the protein product MLNSKEGPLLSSLKESVINFETDKLVELCRDYLENGLDANKAVFEGLIPGMLEVGRLYEEQVYFIPEMLMCAETLYTGLEIFQPHMTSRLQNAKGNILIGVIEGDVHDIGKNLVKMMFEISGYNVTDLGRDVPTSVFVNTALNESYDLICMSSMMSTTMYEMKGIIKKLKEKKPALKVMIGGSPVSKLHAIRWRADGYASDAQKALTIVQQLLNTVRFIQEENRK
- a CDS encoding DUF6951 family protein, whose protein sequence is MTKVRVNAGACGYTAIVKVQALDRKKIHINIITACRMLQSLNEELGLIDWTKGVFDRFCDSVIYRTAHEKLKHTDCPVPMAIIKAIQVELKGAVPKDVTMKFEPTETGN
- a CDS encoding FAD-dependent oxidoreductase; its protein translation is MKICIIGGGGSVAVATRVITARQPGNSFEVFTKRDVAGYRPCELTYVLGKQIADFETIVGFDKKAMEEKDIRYHFKTAVTEINREEKYISTTDGKYEYDKIIIAAGSTPVLPPVSGLDGKGVYILGTDMAYARELEKIIPRNRSAMIIGAGAIGLEMAEVLVRQNYERVIVADIADRPLARSLDTEIAAMVSEKMQAMGIQFLFGERIVKVGDAGAKKRVYLSNSQYDVDFVVVSAGFRPNSELARDCGLEIGPTGGIKVNSYMQTSDPDIYAIGDVSESWDVISGQPVLSMKADNAVRTGKVAARHLTGDSAAEYLGAVGAFIIYLGETFVGGVGYTEETAASLQGKKVKAIWHEGMSLPKYMGGHPVKIKLVYDVETNLLLGAQMISKANIAAELDRLSVAISEKITARRLAGIETIYTPASGWPYGPVAQALDKCY
- a CDS encoding UPF0182 family protein, giving the protein MIFAALLIRVLSGFYVKLAWFRDLGYSQLFMTPLLAKLQIGAASFIIYFLIIFIMGIIAFRALLLSGYLLAPSVRKLSQRTGCIFMSLANEIDASGYARLIEKISPPVPKLKELK
- a CDS encoding RES family NAD+ phosphorylase, with the translated sequence MICCNNCFCDSELKPIIEGLGKKGDCQICHGSNVYIYDTDEHAKLVGYFDEFISIYTPVQSLPAEFPKAEIRLLKDELLTNWSIFNKLDAINVYKIITCICSDKYQEIPELFDSPVGIAELYNREFLNEHSLLKTNSWEGFVNALKKENRFHTKHINLEILERFCSFIRKSYKKGTIFYRGRISSSSRGLRADEMGAPLYEKVSGGRANAPGIRCLYLASDIDTTIHEVRAGAFDFITVGKFQLQEDIIVVDLKLINKISPFTENLDYLEHAINKEHLNKINAEMGKALRRSDSPLDYVPTQYISDFIKSIKHKGRAEYAGLEYNSTMKPDGFNLAIFYPDLFRCIDVENYMIKDLIYRKEVFK
- a CDS encoding sce7725 family protein; the protein is MYFPYLRGRQFELIALRELVDNCLLSDKIIPIVEPVKVSATLIKTLRVFQGANKNLALVRNPQVGNFVSELNKDKNEHIKEELKELIKLDSILSVYFLNPHSQKTITKLLECGGSISDIITVCNDEDSIPIFEDIVSLDIPKYNMIPDESVFRRRIRHNRVMIENKFKKLSRNTDYAEVVDEPFSSDHLYYIEDGYMGFSDYSIMGEEYYETGFAPYAVAIHIVYFDEKYSLRIKHFVSDTNDDITDPAGKFAEAVEKLVQWNETEKLNTFGINMLTHMYENETYPGLGTVKKLSLMHHIELMGRFLDGEIK
- a CDS encoding sce7726 family protein; its protein translation is MNVSNYLILNRVFSRNTFKELIEEHTVETYAIAIKRYINDPYDKNNQQLISEIYQELNKKYRNEYFYKNTLLNKLLLGIHSPRTTTALTEVPVSKSKADFILINGKAIVYEIKTELDNFERLETQLNDYYKAFNHVAVVTCESNYPTLEKLLLDTSVGIYVLTSRNSLSNKKRALENNSYLDLNIVFKILRKHEYENVLLSCYGSLPDVSQFKYYSACRKMFCQIDTSLAYELFLKELKNRNRIDVSSYATIPYELKFLVYFSNFKKLDYIKLKRFLENKFGG